One Benincasa hispida cultivar B227 chromosome 5, ASM972705v1, whole genome shotgun sequence genomic window carries:
- the LOC120077536 gene encoding proline-rich receptor-like protein kinase PERK8 isoform X2 encodes MCYVGKATKIFIFIVTVLVVLGLVLGFGFMRHGLQKSHKCSGNSCFSPPAVFSNPNSATPGGAAPISASNQPQNPPSPPYSNPNPPPQNSIPAFPPPSDTTLASPPPPDVIATSPPPPDAIPISPPPPNTIPNPLPPPPPTAASQSPPAPETEAAPPLTPPSTTMLES; translated from the exons ATGTGTTATGTGGGCAAAGCAACTAAGATCTTCATCTTCATTGTCACCGTTTTGGTGGTTCTTGGTCTAGTTCTTGGCTTCGGATTTATGCGCCACGGCCTCCAAAAATCCCACAAGTGCTCCGGCAACTCCTGTTTTTCCCCTCCGGCCGTCTTTTCCAACCCCAATTCGGCTACTCCCGGTGGCGCCGCCCCCATCTCCGCATCCAATCAGCCGCAGAACCCACCAAGCCCACCGTATTCCAATCCAAACCCACCACCCCAAAATTCGATTCCAGCTTTTCCGCCTCCTTCTGACACTACGCTGGCTTCCCCGCCTCCGCCTGACGTAATTGCGACTTCCCCACCTCCGCCTGACGCTATTCCGATTTCCCCACCTCCACCTAATACCATCCCAAATCCCTTACCGCCACCACCACCGACGGCAGCATCTCAATCTCCGCCTGCCCCAGAAACTGAAGCAGCGCCGCCGTTAACTCCGCCCAGTACGACGATG TTGGAAAGCTGA
- the LOC120077536 gene encoding uncharacterized protein Os04g0629400 isoform X1 produces MCYVGKATKIFIFIVTVLVVLGLVLGFGFMRHGLQKSHKCSGNSCFSPPAVFSNPNSATPGGAAPISASNQPQNPPSPPYSNPNPPPQNSIPAFPPPSDTTLASPPPPDVIATSPPPPDAIPISPPPPNTIPNPLPPPPPTAASQSPPAPETEAAPPLTPPSTTMEKKKFGILRWVCKDSGEMRVVLDSSDGSIQFSAVWLLFDDGFTVPFY; encoded by the exons ATGTGTTATGTGGGCAAAGCAACTAAGATCTTCATCTTCATTGTCACCGTTTTGGTGGTTCTTGGTCTAGTTCTTGGCTTCGGATTTATGCGCCACGGCCTCCAAAAATCCCACAAGTGCTCCGGCAACTCCTGTTTTTCCCCTCCGGCCGTCTTTTCCAACCCCAATTCGGCTACTCCCGGTGGCGCCGCCCCCATCTCCGCATCCAATCAGCCGCAGAACCCACCAAGCCCACCGTATTCCAATCCAAACCCACCACCCCAAAATTCGATTCCAGCTTTTCCGCCTCCTTCTGACACTACGCTGGCTTCCCCGCCTCCGCCTGACGTAATTGCGACTTCCCCACCTCCGCCTGACGCTATTCCGATTTCCCCACCTCCACCTAATACCATCCCAAATCCCTTACCGCCACCACCACCGACGGCAGCATCTCAATCTCCGCCTGCCCCAGAAACTGAAGCAGCGCCGCCGTTAACTCCGCCCAGTACGACGATG gaaaaaaaaaagtttggaaTTCTTAGATGGGTTTGTAAAGATTCGGGTGAAATGCGAGTTGTGTTAGATTCGAGTGATGGGTCGATCCAATTTTCAGCTGTTTGGCTGCTTTTTGATGACGGATTTACAGTTCCATTTTACTGA